The Paenibacillus wynnii DNA window ACATACACCGGAGGAAATTGCCGATCGAGCGACAACTGCCGCAAGATATTTGATTAAAGGTCGAATAATGCAGTGAAAGGCGAAGTTCGAAGGATTTGATTGATCTGGAGTAACCGTCAGGAGGCTGCTTGCAAGGTATTGGAATAAATGCTTAGTGTACCTCGGTGATAATAAAAAGTTAATATATAGGGGTGGATGATCACTCATCTGCCTCTTTAAACAAATATAAGATTCAATCGTTCTCAGTGCACTGATCTTGAATTCCTCTTAGAAAGTTTGCCTTTTAACCTTTACCTACGGCGTCTTCAAAGGAGCTTAATTTACACATTTCCGAGAGCTTATGAGTACTGTTTACTACCTCTTCTGCCATCGCTGCGATCTCCTCTGTAGTTGCTGCCTGACTCTCTGAGGACAAGCTTGTTTTGCCAATCTGTTCGGTTATCGTCTTAATCGCAAGTTTCATTTCTTTGAGCGAGGTTTCAACTTTTTCGGCTGATATCTGACTCATGTTAGACAATTTACTCATTTCTTGGGCGACAACATTAAAGCCTCTACCGACTTCGCCCGCTCTTGCCGCTTCAATCCGGGCGTTTAATGAAAGAAGATGTGACTGCGAGGCAACATTATTAATCGATTGAATGATTTCATCAATTTCTTGGATCTTAGTATTGCTCTCTTCACTGAAAACTAAGGTCTTGTTAATAAAACCAGATAAATCCTGGGTACTAGAAGCAATGTCTCCATACCCTCATTCAACTGAGACATCGAAGAGGATAAGGTAGACGCGACTTCTTGTATATTGTTCTCTAGCTCCAAGTTTTTGACCAGAATCACAATAGCAACAACCTCAGATTGCTCATCAAGAACAGGCGTTACGATACCTTTAGCAGGAACACCAAATGCATGAGGTGGAGTGATCGAAACGAAAGGCTTTTTCGTTCTTATTACTTTTTCAATTCCTTCGTTAAGATCAACCTTCATCCCAACTTCGAAACGGGTTTTTAATTTAATACCATTTACATTTGCCAACACATCCATTGTACGAACGTCGATAACTGCAACTGCAACGTCCTCCCCTAACATCTCTAAAAAACTGGGAAGTGTTTCAATAAAGGCATGAAGATTTTTGATTTGCAAACTAATCTACTCCTAGAGTGTGATGTTTTTGATGATAGAATCTCTACTCAACTGAGCTCTTCACTTACTTCTAAATATCTACCGATATGAAGTAACTTTTCTATTCGGGCATTTACCAAGTCATCAGGTGGAACTTCATTTACATGATTGAGATGTTTATTAATATATTGTTTAATGATATCTGCTTGGCTATCAATATCTTTATGTGCTCCACCTCTTGGCTCGGGAATTATCTCGTCAATTATTCCGTACTCCATTAGATCGTTAGAAGTTATTTTTAAAGCTTCAGTGACTTCTGACACCCGCCCTGCATCCTTCAATAATATTGACGCAGCAGCATTTGGAGATGCCACAGCATATACAGCGTTTTCCAGCATTAACAATTTATCTCCAACACCTAGGGCTAAAGCACCTCCGCTTCCTCCCTCCCCAATGACAATATTAATAATTGGTACCCTCAACTTCGACATTTCAAGAAGATTTATTGCTATTGCTCCAGATTGCCCCCGCTCTTCGGCAGCCATCCCAGGATAGGCGCCAGGCGTATCAATAAACGTAATTATAGGTCTTTTGAATTTTTCAGCCTGTTTCATTAACCTTAAAGCCTTGCGGTATCCTTCCGGATGGGGCATACCGAAATTTCGTTTTAAGTTATCTTTCATATCCTTACCTTTTTGATGACCAATTACAGTGACCGCTGTTCCATTAATTCTAGCCACCCCGCCAACAATAGCATTATCATCGCCAAATAATCGATCACCATGTAATTCAATGAATTTTTCAAATATTCTGTCAAAATATTCTAAAGTCGATGGTCTCAATGGATGTCTGGCAATTTGCAACCTTTGATAGCCCGATAAACTCTTGTATATCTCTTCTTCGACCTTGTTGTAGCGTTCTTCTAATCTTTGAACTGCTTCCCTTAAGTCATATTTTTTTTCTGCAGCAAATGATTTAAGATCAATAATCTGTCCTTTTAATTCTAATAATGGCCGTTCAAATGGCAGTTCATATGACATTATAAAAGCACCTCTTAGGATCTTGACTTTTGGATAAAATAAGATTATGTTATGCCGTTTGAATTTATATGCAAATCTATAATGTCTTTAATTGTATCTCTTAGATTTCTCCTATGAATTACACCATCTATTTGACCATGTTCGAGATAAAACTCAGCGGATTGGAAGTCCGGTGGAAGTTTTTGTTGGATTGTTTGCTCAATTACGATCCGCCCTGCAAATCCAAATGCAGCCCCTGTTTCAGCAAAGATATAATCACCTAACATCGCAAAACTAGCAGAAACACCGCCAAACGTTTGATCAGTAATAATTGAGATGTATAATCCCCCTGAGTCGCTAAACCGCCCAATTGCTGCGCTTGTTTTCGCCATTTGCATTAAACTAAAAATGCTCTCCTGCATTCGGGCTCCACCAGAGGTAGAAAAGATAATTAATGGAACTTTTAACTCCAGTGCTCTATTTACAGCTCTAACTATTTTTTCTCCTACTACTGAACCCATCGTGCCTGTAAAAAAGTCATAACTCAACAAAGCGATAATCACAAGGAAACTTCCAAGCTTGCCCTCACCTGTTATGATTGCGTCATTTAATCCGGAAGATTGTTTGGCTTTATCCAGTTTCTCCTTATACCCTACAAAATTAAGTGGATCATCGGAAGTCAAAGCTCCATCAAATTCTTCAAATATACCCTCATCCAAAAATAATGATATTCTTTCTCTGGCGGTTAAACGAAAATGATAGCTGCAGGAGCTACACACATTTAGATTCTTCTCCAATTCCTTTGTATAAAGGATAGAATTACATTTCGGGCACTTTTTCATTAAGCCGTTAGGAATAACATTTTCTCTTTTAATCTCTTGACGTTGTGGTACAACAGCAAATTTTTTTATTAGAAATAAAATCTCTGAATGAAATAATACTCACCTCACTAGTTGGGCTTCCTTTAATCATTGTTTCCATGTGTTCAAAACGCACTTTTCGGATCACAATCACCAGAATTTCG harbors:
- a CDS encoding methyl-accepting chemotaxis protein, producing the protein MASSTQDLSGFINKTLVFSEESNTKIQEIDEIIQSINNVASQSHLLSLNARIEAARAGEVGRGFNVVAQEMSKLSNMSQISAEKVETSLKEMKLAIKTITEQIGKTSLSSESQAATTEEIAAMAEEVVNSTHKLSEMCKLSSFEDAVGKG
- a CDS encoding acetyl-CoA carboxylase carboxyltransferase subunit alpha, which produces MSYELPFERPLLELKGQIIDLKSFAAEKKYDLREAVQRLEERYNKVEEEIYKSLSGYQRLQIARHPLRPSTLEYFDRIFEKFIELHGDRLFGDDNAIVGGVARINGTAVTVIGHQKGKDMKDNLKRNFGMPHPEGYRKALRLMKQAEKFKRPIITFIDTPGAYPGMAAEERGQSGAIAINLLEMSKLRVPIINIVIGEGGSGGALALGVGDKLLMLENAVYAVASPNAAASILLKDAGRVSEVTEALKITSNDLMEYGIIDEIIPEPRGGAHKDIDSQADIIKQYINKHLNHVNEVPPDDLVNARIEKLLHIGRYLEVSEELS
- the accD gene encoding acetyl-CoA carboxylase, carboxyltransferase subunit beta, producing MKKFAVVPQRQEIKRENVIPNGLMKKCPKCNSILYTKELEKNLNVCSSCSYHFRLTARERISLFLDEGIFEEFDGALTSDDPLNFVGYKEKLDKAKQSSGLNDAIITGEGKLGSFLVIIALLSYDFFTGTMGSVVGEKIVRAVNRALELKVPLIIFSTSGGARMQESIFSLMQMAKTSAAIGRFSDSGGLYISIITDQTFGGVSASFAMLGDYIFAETGAAFGFAGRIVIEQTIQQKLPPDFQSAEFYLEHGQIDGVIHRRNLRDTIKDIIDLHINSNGIT